Proteins encoded within one genomic window of Rhipicephalus microplus isolate Deutch F79 unplaced genomic scaffold, USDA_Rmic scaffold_16, whole genome shotgun sequence:
- the LOC142784970 gene encoding uncharacterized protein LOC142784970 isoform X1, whose amino-acid sequence MYEDKALDAVCKNFKEVHFCPKKRKTIVQKLLKEMNLDALCREVVKTSNVTLQSFFTCKTHKCDYPLRLIVSEKGSWQRVVSQYLQGILGSLNNGDLFLVRSSLEIVSTLKESLPVASTAFSIDVEELFYSIPHGALFDAVRSAIEEFGEVNFQNKHDFFVNNFLELLKFYLESTTIGHQEGTYVQKAGICIGSAVAPVLSDIFLAAFDQRLKDELSHLDVVRTFRYVNDYLILLGNVPCEWVQGVVKGVLEVFNRHSSGLKFTHERPVENEIQFLDLRLKFAKEHICFKYNPRSKKSLFLFDSAHSKLIKRGNVLSACAEALDKSCPHLMFESFENQVARLGAARYPAQFLANARESLLKKYKGGGPSVEKARGGLFMLCLTYIVFPTM is encoded by the coding sequence ATGTACGAGGACAAGGCACTAGATGCAGTGTGCAAAAACTTCAAGGAGGTGCATTTCTGTCCAAAGAAACGGAAGACTATAGTACAAAAACTGTTGAAAGAAATGAACCTTGATGCGCTTTGCAGAGAAGTGGTAAAAACAAGCAATGTGACGCTACAGTCATTTTTCACCTGCAAGACGCACAAGTGTGACTACCCACTACGCCTCATTGTATCCGAGAAGGGCAGCTGGCAAAGGGTAGTTTCACAGTACCTACAAGGCATACTTGGTTCTCTTAACAACGGTGACCTTTTCTTAGTGCGAAGTTCTTTGGAAATCGTTTCTACGTTGAAGGAAAGCTTACCAGTGGCGTCCACGGCTTTTTCAATTGATGTGGAAGAACTTTTTTACTCAATTCCACATGGCGCGCTTTTTGATGCTGTCAGGAGTGCAATCGAAGAATTCGGTGAAGTTAATTTCCAAAACAAGCATGATTTCTTCGTGAATAACTTTTTGGAACTTTTGAAATTCTACCTTGAGTCCACTACAATCGGCCACCAGGAGGGTACCTACGTTCAAAAAGCTGGAATTTGTATTGGATCTGCAGTCGCACCTGTTCTAAGTGACATATTTTTGGCAGCCTTCGACCAACGCCTGAAAGATGAGCTGTCCCATTTGGATGTCGTTCGCACCTTCAGGTATGTGAACGACTACCTCATCCTGCTTGGGAATGTCCCATGTGAATGGGTACAAGGTGTTGTGAAAGGTGTCCTTGAGGTTTTCAACAGACACTCTAGTGGCCTGAAGTTCACGCACGAAAGGCCAGTCGAAAATGAGATTCAGTTTCTGGACTTACGGCTGAAGTTTGCCAAGGAGCACATCTGCTTCAAATACAATCCGCGATCGAAGAAAAGCTTGTTCCTTTTTGATAGCGCGCACTCGAAGTTGATTAAGAGGGGCAATGTGTTGTCAGCTTGTGCGGAAGCCCTCGACAAGTCTTGCCCCCATCTGATGTTTGAAAGCTTCGAGAATCAGGTAGCTCGTCTGGGTGCAGCTAGATACCCAGCACAGTTTTTAGCTAACGCTCGTGAAAGCCTTCTTAAAAAATACAAGGGCGGGGGTCCAAGCGTCGAGAAAGCGAGAGGAGGCCTATTTATGTTATGCCTTACTTACATAGTGTTTCCCACAATGTAA